The following is a genomic window from Anas acuta chromosome 26, bAnaAcu1.1, whole genome shotgun sequence.
CACCCCCcaataaaagcagctttttggAACTGGCTTGAGGTTTGTGGGCTAAAGGGTTGGCGGGGCCCTGAACGTCACCACCCCTCAGCTCGGCCCCCCTGGGACACGGGGACGTTGGCACCGCGGCCCCTCGGCTGCCCGCtgcgtccccgtccccccccgcGCTGCCGCTGCCCCACTGACGCAGGCCCCCGTGGGGTTTGAGAGGTTTATTGGCATTAAGCTTAAATCTGTTCCTAATTGTCTGAAATGTAACCAAAATAAGGCTGGCTTGAATCAAAAATTAGAGCAGGCACTGAGCAAACCCCAGCAGCCTCAAACCAGCCCGCGGGGCGCTCCGGGGACGGACCCCCCCCGTGCGCTCGCACGCGGCCCCGTGGGCACCCGcagcccctccccgccccggggAATAACACCCAAAAactgcagcctggggagggggggctgcaCCCACTGGGGGGGTGGGGATCCCCCTTTCATTCCCCCTGCTGCTTACGGAACAaaagccccgagcccccccgtgctggggggggtcccctcGGTGCCATGGGGCACAGGAGGACGCGGGGGGCTCCGTGgggggccagccccagcccgcaCCCCCCGGATCACCCCCTGCGGCCCCCCCTTGCAGCGGGgtgcggggctgctgctgctgctccttgtccCGGCTGCCTTCTTCTTGCCCCCCCCCGGCGCAGCGCggcggcggggacggggcgGGCGAGGGTGACCCCGGGCGGGCGCCGGGCGCCCCGTGCCCTGCTGCCGGCGCTCGGCCCCGCGGGGGCTACAACTTATCGCCGGGTAGAACCTGCGGAGAGAGCAGAGCCCGGCTTCGAGGCCACCCCCGGGGAGATGCAGCGGGGtgtggggacccccccctttttccctcctcccccacaTCCCTCCGATTTCCCCTCCCCGTGccggaggaaggagggagaaaagaagtgCGAAAGGCTCCTTACCTACCTGGTTGCGTGTTTTGTGCGATTTCTGCAGCCACACGCGCCACTGGTCGTAGAGCTTGATGCTGAGGTTGGAGCAGCCGTAGGCGTGCTTCTTCACCCACCCGAAAAACTGCTTCAGCTCCCGCCGCAGCGTCGTGTTCTGCTCGCCCCCCTTGGGGtcgcagccccccgccgcccgctctGCGGGGACACCGAGGGGACGGGGGTCAGGGCCACCACCGTGGAGAGGGGGGGAAAGAGGGGGACGCCCCCATGAATAGGGGGGACTCGAGGTAGGGAAACGAGTGACTTTTTGGCTCCCTGCTGGGAAATCAGAGCTCCGAATTGGCTCCTTTGCAAGAAATCCAGGTGCCGGGCACGCAGCGGCCTCTGCACACGGCCAAGGGCGCACgcggggatggggagggggagcaggggagggggctcggggagctgcaggggggctCACCACTGCGCGGGGTGGAGGCGGCCGTGGGGTTGCTCCAGTCGCTCCAGATGCCGGCCTTTTTGGAGCCGTAGATGCCGAAGGGGTTGCAGCGCACCTGGACGAAGTAGACGGTGCCGGGGCGGAGGCCGGCCAGGCGGCACGAGGTCTGGTTGCCCACATCATCCAcgacctgggggggggacagcaaAGCAAGAGGCTCAGCCCCGTGCGCCCCCCTCCGACCCCTGGATAAGGGTGGGCGCCACCCCGGGGATGCCACCCGGTCCCCGTCCCACCTTCCACTCCGAGCTGTCCTCCACGCGGTACTGGATCTGGTACTTGGCTTGGAAGAGGAAATCCTTGAGGGCGGGCGGCGAGCTCCAGCGCACGCTCAGCTGGTCCTCCAGGTCGCCCACCCGGCTGACGTGGACATCGGCCGGCGGGTCCGTGGTCACTGCGGGGACAGCGGCACGGCCGAGGGGTGAAGGAGACGCCCGCGGGTGCCccatttgggggaaaaatccTAATTCCATCAGGGGCGATTCCGCTCGCCCATCGCCctccccggagcccccccggtgccggcgCTCACCCACGTCGAGGATGTCCAGCATGACGACGTCGGACAcggccacccccagcctgttGGACGCCTCCACCCAAATCTCGTAGGGCGTGAAGAGGGCCAGGTCCTTGGGGATGTGGCAGGAGTAGGGCCCGGCCGTGTGGTACTCCTGGCACGTGTTGTCGCGGCCGTACCACCTGCGGGCGGGCCGTGAGTCCCCAAAACCGGGCACGGGGGTGGTGATGCCGGTGGGGACCccctggtgtgtttttttttcccacccccctcccctcacaCCTGCCTGCCCGGAGGAAatggcagctccctgccccataTCCCCCCTCCCACTCAAACCCCAAATAATCCCAGGGAGGGGATTTCACCTTCGCCTCCTCCCCAGCACGTACGGAGCGCGGCGCCCTGCCTGCACCCAAGGATGGAGCCTGGGGTGGGTAAaacggggaccccccccaacccaaTCCCACCCAGCACCACCAGGTGGGAGCCACGGAGCTCCCTTCTGCGtaaaccccaaaatcccagagTCACGTCTGGAATAAGAGGAATCAACCCGGAGGCACGAGTACCTGAGCTTGTACTTGAGCGTGTAGTTAGTGTGCAGGAAGGTTTCCCCTTCGGTGCCCGGAGCCCACTTGCAGGTGAGGTCCTTCATGTTCTTGGACCAGCAGGAGATGTTGACTGGTTTTTCTGGGGGCACTGGAAGAGGACAAAAAGGACGGAGGGGGATGAAGCAGCTCCGTGAGCGGCACAAGCACCGGCGCTCGGGTCCCAGCAGCACCAAGCCAGCCCCCGCATCGCGTGCCCACAAGGACGGTGCCACCGGGCAGCCCCCAAAGCCACCGGCGAGCGAAGCAGCGAGCCCGTCCAGCCCCTGCtcgaggggctgcagctgcctgcgCCAGGCTCCGGAGCTGTTTTCTTTCGGGAACAgcaaccaaaggaaaaaaaaaaagaaaaaaaaaatagaagctcTGTTCCCAGTTAAGCCTCTGTATTCTTAGGACGTAAAATCATCCTTAAAATAGCCCGAGATAAAATCTTATGATTATTGATTCGGACAACTGTAATTTCACCGAGGGTTGCCAGAGCAGCCTTTCTGCTGCGAGCTCCGCCGAGCCGCAGCGGGTCCGGGAGCGAGCGGCAAAGCCCCGAGAGCGCAGAGAGGTGAAAACGCAGAGAGGGGCACACGGGCGGCGACAAACACCGGCTCTGGCGTGCCGtagcaagaaatattttttttttttaatcaaattcaCCCCGCTGAAACATTTCCAGGGGAGCCGAGCTGCTCCCCGCCCTGCCCCGCGGCAAAGCGCCCCTGGGTGCCGCGCACCCCGCAGCCGCGCCAACATACGTCCGACATAAAGGCAGGATCCGGCCAGGATGCCACCGTCCCGGCTGTGGCACACCAGGTTGTCCCCCGACTGCTGCTTGGAGCCGTTGAGGCGGGCGAGGGCCACGCTGAGCGTGGTGGGGCCGAGGGCGGCGTAGGAGGCGGCGGGCAGGCGCCGGCCGTTCAGGGTCCAGTACAGGTCCTCGGCGCGCAGGTGGAAGTCGGCGCTGACCGTGCAGGTGGCCGTCAGCGAGGAGCCGATCAGCAAGGTGGGGTCTTGGGGGGAAATCACTGCAGGGTCTgcagccaaaaaataaaaaaaaatgaagtggctGGAgcgaaaaaaaataataaaacatacagCGCAGCCGTCGGCAGCACGGGAGGTGCTCGGTTTGGGTGCGCGCCCTGCGAGCTCGGGGAGCACCAGCCCCGTTTGGGGTGCTGCGTTCATTGCTCCATACAGTTTTTTTGGGGAAATGATGTGTTTTTCCAGGGCTGGCTCacagctttttaaatttaacGATTCCGACAGCAACAACGGAAAGTTTGGGGGTTTTCTccagcattattatttttttttttttaaggctcgTTTTGGAGCCTGCCGGCTGCCAGCTCCCCTCCGCGGGGCCGAGGGCCGGTGCGCGCGCCCCGGCGCTGACCACCCGCCTAATCCGAACCATGTGCCGCCGGCGCTGCCAAAAGCCATCACTCGCACCTCGCCGCGGGGTCCCTGCGCGCGGGGGCCCCGGGCTCCCCGCGAGGGTGGTCTGGGCTTTGGGGGGGGAAGGATGAGAACCCTCatcctgctgtttttttgtttgtttgtttttgtgttttttttttttttggggggggagccccccagttctgtttttttcccgGAGAGGAGCGAAGCCACGCAGCGACGGGTTTATTTGCACAGAGCAGGAGGTTACGTGCGAAGGCGAGTGCgtggagaggggggggggaaacgaAGCAGCGGGGGCAATGCTCCCCACCCGGCCGGCAGCAGCACACGTGGGGCTGTCGGAGCCCGCGCGTGCCAGGCTAATTAATATCACCAATTACCTCCCGGAAAGCGCCTCGACCTCCTCGCCCCTCCGACCTCGGGGCCCCTCTCGGCTTTCAGCAGCCGCCAGCAGGTTGGCCGCAGCCGCTCGCTCCGCCGCGATTAACGCTCCGCGACCCTCGTTTCCCCGGGGAGCTCCTAATTAGCAGCTCCCGGCGCTGCGGAGGGGACGGACGGGGCTTGGGATGGGGGCGAAAGCAGCGGGGGCCCCGCAGGCTCTGGGTGCCTCGCACCCGCTTTGTGCCCTCCCCATGCGCCCACCCTGCCCCGTGCCAACCCGTCCCCGTGGCATCTGGCTCCGTCCTCGAACGAGGCCCCCCAAAAAGCATCAGGGCTCTGTGAGCAGCCCTTCCCACCCGGCACCGGCTCCTCCATGAGACGAGCCCGCAGGCGAACGCTCGAGACGGCGCTGCCGGAGCACCGCGGCTCTGCCACTTCCAGCCCCAATTCCTGCAAATCTTCACCCAAACAGCACCAGAAATGCGCCTGAGCGCCGCGCGCCACCCGGCCTCTCCACAGCACCTCCGAGCAGCAGCGTGTGCAGGGGccaattccctttttttttttttaaaaaaaagcttttttttttcccccctctccagCGACGACCATGtgttttaaaagggaaaagtgTGAAGTTTTCAGATCGCAGAGGAAAGGGCCGGGGAGACGCAGGCGGCGGGAGGAATGTGCGAGCCGCGGCAGCGGGAATACCTGCGCGGGGTTTTATTGCTttcctactttaaaaaaaaaaatgctgatcaGGTGCTAAGTAATGCTATAAAGTAAAACCACATTTCCAAGGTGTCGGGAACGTTTACGCTTTTCTTCCGAAGGGCcggatttcattttatttttatatcgGCGTTTTAAGGggctgggaaaggaaaggaaaaccctCCGATAAGTGCTCAAGATCCCACAgttaaaaaagatttattaagACCCACGgagatttcaagaaaaatcGTAATTGCCCcgaagaacaaaaggaaatttGGGCAGCCCCgaattctgcagaaaaatagatttaaagcTGCTCCGAGGCTCGAGCAGCGGGGTCTGCGGGCGGACACGACTACGGCGAGCTTCGTCCCTCCTCTGcgctcccctttccccttctcctcctgcccgcTGGCATTTCTCGTGCCCATCCCTCAGCTCGAggagggattaaaaaaaagccCAGGCATTCCAGCGAGCGCGACCGAGCTGAACCGAGGGGAAACATTCGCTCTCTAAAAGGAGATTTGGCTCCGCTTGCACCCGGCTCCTCCGAGGGTGCCGCGGGGCGAGCGCTCGCGCAGGTCGGATGCTCCGGACCCAGCCAGGGGAAAAGCGAGGGTCGGGAGGTGGGAAGCCACTGGGGGCACCCCCTCCGTGGGTGCAACCAAAATTCGGGAATTACACGGACCCAAAGAGCTCCCGGCACCGCTGGAGCTGCCGAAATGCCCCCGGCGAGGTTAACCCCCCGGGAACGGCCCCACGGCGGGCACCGCTCCACCCGCAGCCCACCTCCACGGGGAGCCTCTCCCAACGGCCTCCGAGGggattttctttcccccttcaatccctttcctccccccGGCAGCCTCATTTCGCTTCCTTACCCCAGCTGCCTCTGCGATCCCAACCCCAATTATTGCTCTTTGATACTTCCCCGTTAATGACTTGcatgggtttggggggggggacgcgAGCCACCGGCGGCATCGCCCGTGGGGTGGGAGCCACCGAGCAGCCGCTCGCTTCTCCTGGCGGGGACCCACGGGGCAAACGTCGCCTCGAGAGATTCCCATCACCGGGAGGAAGCCAAACTTCCTGGGCTGGTTTTGGCCGGGCCGTTGGAGAAGCGAGCGGGCGGCTGCGGGACGAGGCTCCCTTCGTGTCCCCGGCCCCGTGGGGACCCCTCCTGCGCCCACCGGGACCCCGATGGCACCGGGCTGAGAGCGCCCAGAGCTCAGCACACAGGTGGCACCTCCACGTCTGtcccccctttcctcctcttcctcctctcccagggccccccccccccctttcccttttattttaggGGATTCGTTGTTCTCCGCAGGGGTGGGTGCTCCCTATTGTTCCGGATGGGGGTTAAGGGGGGATTCATTGTTCTCCAGGACGGGAGGGGGCTCATTGTTCTCCatagggggggaaaaaggggtcCCTATTGTTCTCCGCGGGAGGCTCTCGGTggttttttggggaggggggggtcatCGCTCCGGGATGGGGGGGGTCGTTGCTGGCTGTGTGAGGAAGGGGTTCGCTATTGTTCTCGGGatggaggagggggggggttgCCATTGTCCTGGGTGGGGAAGCGGAGCCGCATTGTTCtccaggagggggggggaaaaggaggCAGAGACCCCTCCCGGGGCAAGGGGGGGCTTTTCTCCACGGGGAGCGGGGCAACttgcagcccccagggcaggAAGGGGGGGTCCCCGCTGCTCTTGGGATGGGGGAACACAAAAGGGTTTCTCTATTGTTCTCcgtgggggagagggaggggggagcgaGCGCCCTCCGGGGAAggggctccctgctgcttgccgggggggggctcatTAACCACCACAGCCAgcgggtggggagggggggggacaggaaAGGGGATCCCCATTGCCCCCTATCCAAGgggccccacagccccaaaatgcccccagggCTCCAcagcccggggggggcaccggcacCCCCCGCACCACAATGAATGAGAAAccgggacggggggggggggtaaggaAGAAGCAggctcccaccaccaccaccagcagcccccacggagggggggggagaaaaatccctctccccatccccaaatcccCGACGGGCCCCGGCTCCCACCCCGGTTTCCCCAACCCCAAGCCCCGGCGCTCGCCCCCCCCTTATATTTTTAGGGGACCCCCACCCCCGGGACTCACAGGCGAGGGGTTCGGCGTGGAGGAGGCGCAGGCAAAGCGGCAGCAAGAGCGGCAGAAGCGGCGGCAtggccggtcccggtcccggtgcccgTCGGTgcccggggctgcgggagcgCACCGGCACGTCCGGGGAAGTCCCGAGCAAGTCTGAGCAGCCCCCGCTCTGCCAAAACCCTAAATGCCGCCCTCGCCccgcccagcccggcccgggACCGCCCCCGGGGGGGTAGAAAACCCCCCCCTCGGGGGAGGGGGTCCGGGGTTGTGCTCCGGTACCGGCCGTTTGCTCGCGGtttttctcccccccacccccttacCCAAAGCATCTCCGGCTCCGGTGCGTCCCGGGCGCCCCCCGGGGGATCTCGGCGAGGGGATGCTGAGCCCGGTGCCCCGTTGCTTTCCCCGGGGAGGTGAGGGAGAGCCGGCCCCTTCCCCCGGGTGACTCATGCGCTGCCTTCCCGGCCACTCCCGGGCCCCCGGGGCCGCTCCCGGCCGCGCTCGGCGCTGCGcacccggcccccgccgcccccgcggggccgcccctcGATGGTGGTGGGGGGttggggaaaggggaggggggggggagccccctcctcaccccctccCCCAACTGGAGATGGGGTCTCGGGGATGGGTTCTGGGTTTTTGGGGTGGAAAGCGGTGTGGTTTTCccaaaaatgcagtgtttttgttttttttccatcgAAGGTGAGAgcgttgtgtttttttccccgaaataataaaaaatggggaaatGCCCCCAAGCGGCCGTCGGGGCTGGGCTCCGTTTGGCCCCAGGAGGCAGCAAGGAGTTAATGGTGGGTGCGGGTGGCAGTGCCACGGGTGACACCCCCCACTCGTGGGTGCCggctcctgtccccccccccgtccAGGACTCGATGGCACCGAGAGCCCTCGGCCAGCAGGTCCTGGTGGCATCAAGGCcactgtccccatgtccccatggcCAGGCTGGGTGCCCAGAGGGCATCCCATGCTGTGGGGGGGGGTGTCTGGGCTGTATCCtcccccccctgtccccctcaGGAGGAGGGGACGCAGGAGGGACCCCATGGCCCCGAGCCCTGAGgttgggatggggacgggagCCTGGAGCCCACGGGGTGACACCGCATGGGGACAGGGGTGACACCACGTGGGACAGGGACGATGCTGCAAGGGAATGGGTGCGGAGGTGGTGGGCACCCTCCGAAGGGACTGcgcagaattaaaaaaaaaataataataataaaaagaagagagcCCGAACAATGCCTTTTCCCATCGTCCTGTTTTTTTGGAAGCTTCTGAACTGTTTTTGTTGAAATTTCCCAAAAATGTCAGCCGCAGGGAGACACCCAGCATGGGAAACTTCGCAGTCTGGCAGCGGCAGCCCCGGCCGCCGTGGGGGTCTTGACCCGAGCGTGGCCTCGTGGGGTCCCCGTGGgtatcggggggggggggacagcggtGTCAGGAGGGGTCCCCGCTGGTGGCACCCTCGGGActcgtgtccccgtgtcccttcTGGTGTCACTCACCCTCCCCAACCCCCAGCTCGGACCCGCTGGCTTAACAGGGcgtgggatggggacggggcaGGAGGGCACGGACCCCAAATCCGGGTACCTTCGGGGCGGTGGCACCCGGTGctgggccgggggggggcaggatcCGGCCGTCGGCGGGGAGCAGCCAGAGATGCCAGAGGAGCTCGGCCGCCTTCTGAGTCAGTGCGGCCGTCGGAAAACAGATGTGGTGAGCGCTGCCCTTTGACAGTGACCTTTAAAGCGCTGAGTCCGCGGCCGCCGCGTCCTGCCCACGAGCCGCCGCACGCGCTGCCATCAGCCGGGGAGGGCAGGATTTGGCCGcctgttcccccccccaaagcccaAGGTGGTCCCAAGGGGCTTGGAGCGgtcaggaccccccccccctccttgctCTTTTTACCCCCCTCGCAGCTCTGGAGCTCCCTTCCCAGGGCCTCTCTGCGTTATTTTGGCACCCTCGTGGCGCGGGGCAGGATGCGGCCGTGGGGCCCAGAGCTCCTCGCTCTGCCCGGTGGGATGCGGAGGGACGGAGCCAGGAGCCTGGTGGTGTCCCCAAAATGGGGCTGAGCACCCCAGGAGGGGGATCctgctcccttcccaccccagctGGCACCCTGGGGCCGAGGCGCTGGCACCTTCCCCCTGCCACCCTCCTGCCAGCGCCGCGTCGCGTGGCACCGGGGCTGGGCCCGGCACTTTTACCCCGAATTAATCCAATTACTTGGATTTCCCAGCCAGAGCTCGCTCCATAAAGTCCTTGGACAGAGATAGCATCTGGCTCGAGGGCCAGggtgtaaaaaacaaacaaggaaaaaaaaaaaaaaaaaaaaaaagcagagaaaaagccCGAGGAAAGGCGCAGCGGAGCTGTCTGACTGCCTGCATCCTTTTAAAGTGACctgtgggaaaaataaagaggCTAGAAATGCAAAGAATCCAGCAGTCAGAGTTTTCTTTCTATTCCTCTCTGCAACATTTCCACATTCGTGGGTAATTTATAACCCGCTTAACCCCTTccgtgccgcccccccccctccccaaagcgCAGCCCCTCGCCCGCCGGGCGGCCGCACCTTGCCGGCTCTGTTTGCTTTGGGAAGCACAAAAatccccgccgccgcctcgctgTTTGctggaaaagggggaaaaaaatcccacttaCATCAAGGGAGTGCTCGAGTGCCGGGGCCGGTGCCGGGGTGCAGGGCTTGGGGTGGCCGCGGTGGCACCGGGGTGGCCGCGGTGGTGGCAGGAGCCCGGGTGGCCCCAAAAACGAGATGTAGGGGCAGCGGTGCTGCAGGCATGGAGAGGTTTTGGagaggggtgggaggagggagggcGAGGAATTACCCGGCGGTAAATATTTGCCAACTGGGATATTGTGGCCtgggaagggtttttttttattattataattattaaacGTGAGCGAATCGAGGGCCAGGAGCGCGGGCTGGGGCCAGGCATCTTGCAGGCAGGTGCGAGCCTTTCCCACGGGCTGCTCTGCCAGCGCTCtctcccagttctcccagtgctcccagtgctgccaGAGATGCTCTGCCATCGggttttgtccccccccccaggtcagGGCAGcggctctgcccccccccctgcagcacTGTGCCGTGATTTACGGTGGCAGCCCCCAATCTGCCCCATTTTCTTCGCCATTCATCACTGGGGCCAGACGTgaggccgtggggctggggggggggtctaggagggggttggggggagcGGAgccaaccccacagcccccccctgAGCCCCTCCAGAGCACGTTTTCCCCCCGCCCTGCTTTGATTAACGAGATGAATAAGCTGGCGGAGCGCAGCGGGGCGAGGAGAGGAGCCAGGGGCAGCGATGCTCGAGGGgacccagcccccccccccagcccagcgggagccccccccttccccgggCTGGGGTCCTGCCATGTGTTCCCCATTAGGGCTGGAGGTTAgcggagcccccagcccccctcctcctcctcctcctcctcctgcttcgGGGTGCTGCCATAAATAAGGCTAATGGGCAGCGCGGCGGCAGCGGGCGTGAGGCCGGCCCCGTGCCTTTGATGTCTCCTAAACCCTGGGAAATAAAAGTTGTAAATCTGGGGTGTcgggggggggagcccccggcAGCGCGCCCTCGTCGGGAAGGGGCCCCGCCGGCACCTGGCCTCGCTGGGGGCTCGGCTGGGAGCCGAAATTTGGGGGATGTTGGCCTGGGGgtggcacagcccagcccctcTGCACCCCTGTCCCTCTGTGCCGCCAGCACCAGTGGTCCCCAGTctctgggtgcccccccccccagtgtcccccccccagttcCTCTGCAtcccccagtgctgctgcatcCCCCGGTCCTGCATCCCTCTGCATCTGCAGCCCCACGTTCCCTGTCCCCCCCTGCatcccccggtgtccccccctgctccccggTCCCCCTGCACCTCCTGGTCCCTGTGcacccccccggtgtcccccccatCCCTCGGTCCTCCCGTGTCCCTCTgggccccctccagccccccccgtgctttctgccccccccagcacccccagtgcCCACCCATCCATCCCCCTGTCTCCTGCATCCCCCATCCTGCTGCACCCCTGGTGCCTGAGCATCCCCCTGacccccccttgtccccctgcatcccccaattcccctctccccctgcatCCCCTCCACCCCCCGTCCTGCTGCATCCCCCGGTGCCTCAgcatccccctgtccccatccccctgcCCTCTCACATCTCCCCgtccccctccacccccctgtccccctccacccccccggTACCTGAGCAtcctcctgcaccccccccGGACCCTCCTAtcccccccttgtcccccttCACCTCCGGTCCCCCCGCATCCCCGCGCACCCCCCGGtaccccctttccctttccctcaggacatgtttttttattatttttttttaattttaatttttttttttttttgggggggggcctCTCCGGTGCCTCCGGAGCTGCGGCAGGCTGcggcggctccccccccccgcccgcggctttctccccgccgccccctcccggcGCACGGCGCGTCACGGCGGGGCCGGCAccggcggcggtggcggtggcggtggcggtggctgcgctccgctccgctccgtgCCTGCCATGGCCTCCCCGGGCCCCCGGGCCCCCCCGTTTCTCGTTCTCGGTTTGCTCCtggccgccgcctccgccgccaccgccgccgccgccgccgccaccgatCCGTTCTCGCCCCAGCTCGGGGACACCGGAGCTTGCCACCGGCAGTGCGGCCGCAGCCTGCAGCACCGGGCCGTgagtgggggg
Proteins encoded in this region:
- the CRLF1 gene encoding cytokine receptor-like factor 1 isoform X4 translates to MPPLLPLLLPLCLRLLHAEPLAYPAVISPQDPTLLIGSSLTATCTVSADFHLRAEDLYWTLNGRRLPAASYAALGPTTLSVALARLNGSKQQSGDNLVCHSRDGGILAGSCLYVGLPPEKPVNISCWSKNMKDLTCKWAPGTEGETFLHTNYTLKYKLRWYGRDNTCQEYHTAGPYSCHIPKDLALFTPYEIWVEASNRLGVAVSDVVMLDILDVVTTDPPADVHVSRVGDLEDQLSVRWSSPPALKDFLFQAKYQIQYRVEDSSEWKVVDDVGNQTSCRLAGLRPGTVYFVQVRCNPFGIYGSKKAGIWSDWSNPTAASTPRSERAAGGCDPKGGEQNTTLRRELKQFFGWVKKHAYGCSNLSIKLYDQWRVWLQKSHKTRNQVAGLCSLRRFYPAISCSPRGAERRQQGTGRPAPARGHPRPPRPRRRAAPGGGKKKAAGTRSSSSSPAPRCKGGPQGVIRGVRAGAGPPRSPPRPPVPHGTEGTPPSTGGLGAFVP
- the CRLF1 gene encoding cytokine receptor-like factor 1 isoform X1, producing MSHPGEGAGSPSPPRGKQRGTGLSIPSPRSPGGRPGRTGAGDALDPAVISPQDPTLLIGSSLTATCTVSADFHLRAEDLYWTLNGRRLPAASYAALGPTTLSVALARLNGSKQQSGDNLVCHSRDGGILAGSCLYVGLPPEKPVNISCWSKNMKDLTCKWAPGTEGETFLHTNYTLKYKLRWYGRDNTCQEYHTAGPYSCHIPKDLALFTPYEIWVEASNRLGVAVSDVVMLDILDVVTTDPPADVHVSRVGDLEDQLSVRWSSPPALKDFLFQAKYQIQYRVEDSSEWKVVDDVGNQTSCRLAGLRPGTVYFVQVRCNPFGIYGSKKAGIWSDWSNPTAASTPRSERAAGGCDPKGGEQNTTLRRELKQFFGWVKKHAYGCSNLSIKLYDQWRVWLQKSHKTRNQVLPGDKL
- the CRLF1 gene encoding cytokine receptor-like factor 1 isoform X3, which produces MPPLLPLLLPLCLRLLHAEPLAYPAVISPQDPTLLIGSSLTATCTVSADFHLRAEDLYWTLNGRRLPAASYAALGPTTLSVALARLNGSKQQSGDNLVCHSRDGGILAGSCLYVGLPPEKPVNISCWSKNMKDLTCKWAPGTEGETFLHTNYTLKYKLRWYGRDNTCQEYHTAGPYSCHIPKDLALFTPYEIWVEASNRLGVAVSDVVMLDILDVVTTDPPADVHVSRVGDLEDQLSVRWSSPPALKDFLFQAKYQIQYRVEDSSEWKVVDDVGNQTSCRLAGLRPGTVYFVQVRCNPFGIYGSKKAGIWSDWSNPTAASTPRSERAAGGCDPKGGEQNTTLRRELKQFFGWVKKHAYGCSNLSIKLYDQWRVWLQKSHKTRNQVLPGDKL
- the CRLF1 gene encoding cytokine receptor-like factor 1 isoform X2 — encoded protein: MSHPGEGAGSPSPPRGKQRGTGLSIPSPRSPGGRPGRTGAGDALDPAVISPQDPTLLIGSSLTATCTVSADFHLRAEDLYWTLNGRRLPAASYAALGPTTLSVALARLNGSKQQSGDNLVCHSRDGGILAGSCLYVGLPPEKPVNISCWSKNMKDLTCKWAPGTEGETFLHTNYTLKYKLRWYGRDNTCQEYHTAGPYSCHIPKDLALFTPYEIWVEASNRLGVAVSDVVMLDILDVVTTDPPADVHVSRVGDLEDQLSVRWSSPPALKDFLFQAKYQIQYRVEDSSEWKVVDDVGNQTSCRLAGLRPGTVYFVQVRCNPFGIYGSKKAGIWSDWSNPTAASTPRSERAAGGCDPKGGEQNTTLRRELKQFFGWVKKHAYGCSNLSIKLYDQWRVWLQKSHKTRNQVGSTRR